Proteins from a genomic interval of Medicago truncatula cultivar Jemalong A17 chromosome 3, MtrunA17r5.0-ANR, whole genome shotgun sequence:
- the LOC11436988 gene encoding galactinol--sucrose galactosyltransferase, translating into MAPPSITKTATPIDVIGLVEITNPPLSITLNDSCFLANGHPFLTQVPPNITTTTPSPFLHNSKSNYNTTLQHGCFVGFNTTEPKSHHVVPLGKLKGIRFMSIFRFKVWWTTHWTGTNGHELEHETQMLILDQNKSLGRPYVLLLPIIENSFRTSLQPGVHDYVDICTESGSTHVLESHFKSCLYIHVSNDPYRLVKEAMKVIRTHLGTFKLLQEKTPPNIIDKFGWCTWDAFYLKVHPKGVWEGVKGLTEGGCPPGLVLIDDGWQSICHDDDPITDQEGMNRTSAGEQMPCRLIKYEENYKFREYKSPKNECNKGMGGFIRDLKEEFKSVENVYVWHALCGYWGGVRPKVKGMPEAKVVTPKLSPGLKMTMEDLAVDKIVNNGVGLVPPNLAQEMFEGLHSHLESVGIDGVKVDVIHLLEMLSEEYGGRVELAKAYYKALTSSVKKHFNGNGVIASMEHCNDFFLLGTEAISLGRVGDDFWCSDPSGDPNGTYWLQGCHMVHCAYNSLWMGNFIHPDWDMFQSTHPCAEFHAASRAVSGGPIYVSDCVGNHNFKLLKTLVLPDGSILRCQHYALPTRDCLFEDPLHDGQTMLKIWNLNKYTGVLGLFNCQGGGWCPETRRNKSASEFSHLVTCYASPEDIEWCNGKSPMCIKGVDVFAVYFFKEKKLKLMKCSDKLEVSLEPFSFELMTVSPVRVFSKGLIQFAPIGLVNMLNSGGAVQSVEFDDHASLVKIGVRGCGEMSVFASEKPVCCKIDGVAVKFDYVDKMVRVQIPWPSSSTLSLVEFLF; encoded by the exons ATGGCACCACCGAGCATAACCAAAACAGCTACACCCATAGATGTAATAGGCCTCGTCGAAATAACTAACCCACCCTTATCCATCACCTTAAATGACTCATGTTTTCTTGCAAATGGCCACCCTTTTCTCACTCAAGTCCCACCCAACATAACAACCACCACCCCTTCCCCTTTTCTCCATAATTCCAAATCCAACTACAATACCACGTTGCAACATGGTTGCTTCGTTGGTTTCAACACCACCGAACCCAAAAGCCACCACGTGGTTCCACTTGGCAAACTCAAAGGAATCCGGTTCATGAGTATATTCCGTTTTAAGGTTTGGTGGACAACTCATTGGACCGGAACCAACGGACATGAGTTAGAACATGAGACACAAATGTTAATCCTTGACCAAAACAAATCACTCGGACGCCCCTATGTTTTACTTCTCCCAATCATCGAAAACTCCTTCAGAACCTCTCTTCAACCAGGTGTCCATGATTACGTGGACATCTGCACAGAGAGTGGTTCAACACATGTCCTCGAGTCCCACttcaaatcatgtctttacatcCACGTCAGCAATGACCCCTACCGTTTAGTAAAAGAAGCAATGAAAGTAATCCGGACCCACTTAGGAACATTCAAGTTACTTCAAGAAAAAACACCACCAAATATCATTGATAAATTCGGTTGGTGCACCTGGGATGCATTTTATTTGAAAGTGCATCCCAAAGGTGTGTGGGAAGGTGTTAAGGGTCTTACAGAGGGTGGGTGTCCTCCAGGTCTAGTCTTAATAGACGATGGTTGGCAATCCATTTGTCATGATGATGATCCAATTACTGACCAAGAAGGTATGAACCGAACCTCAGCTGGGGAACAAATGCCATGTAGGctaataaaatatgaagaaaattataaatttagagAATATAAAAGTCCTAAAAATGAATGTAACAAAGGTATGGGTGGTTTTATTAGGGACTTGAAGGAAGAGTTTAAGAGTGTTGAGAATGTTTATGTTTGGCATGCACTTTGTGGGTATTGGGGTGGGGTTAGACCTAAAGTGAAGGGCATGCCCGAAGCTAAGGTTGTTACTCCGAAGCTGTCTCCGGGGCTGAAGATGACAATGGAGGATTTAGCGGTGGATAAGATTGTTAACAATGGTGTAGGGTTAGTGCCACCAAATTTAGCCCAAGAAATGTTTGAAGGGCTTCACTCTCATTTGGAATCGGTGGGCATTGACGGTGTTAAAGTTGACGTTATTCAT TTGCTTGAGATGCTATCAGAGGAGTATGGTGGACGTGTTGAGCTTGCTAAAGCCTATTACAAAGCACTGACCTCATCAGTGAAGAAACATTTCAATGGCAATGGAGTTATTGCCAGCATGGAGCATTGCAACGACTTCTTTCTCCTTGGCACAGAAGCCATTTCCCTTGGACGTGTAGGAGATGATTTCTGGTGTTCTGATCCATCTGGTGATCCAAATGGTACATATTGGCTCCAAGGTTGTCACATGGTACATTGTGCCTATAACAGTTTATGGATGGGAAATTTCATTCACCCAGATTGGGACATGTTTCAATCCACTCACCCTTGTGCTGAATTTCATGCTGCCTCTAGAGCTGTCTCTGGTGGACCAATTTATGTTAGCGATTGTGTCGGTAATCACAATTTCAAGTTGCTTAAAACTCTTGTTTTGCCTGATGGTTCTATCTTGCGTTGTCAACATTACGCACTCCCTACACGAGATTGCTTGTTTGAAGACCCTTTACATGATGGCCAAACAATGCTCAAAATTTGGAATCTCAACAAA TACACGGGTGTTTTGGGCTTATTCAATTGCCAAGGAGGTGGGTGGTGTCCTGAGACACGACGAAACAAGAGTGCGTCTGAATTTTCACACCTAGTTACATGTTATGCAAGTCCTGAAGATATTGAATGGTGCAATGGTAAAAGCCCAATGTGCATCAAAGGTGTGGATGTGTTTGCTGTGTATTTCTTCAAGGAGAAGAAACTGAAGCTCATGAAGTGTTCCGATAAATTGGAAGTTTCACTCGAGCCATTCAGTTTTGAGCTAATGACAGTGTCTCCAGTGAGGGTGTTTTCAAAAGGGTTGATTCAGTTTGCTCCAATAGGGTTGGTGAACATGCTTAACTCTGGTGGTGCTGTTCAGTCTGTGGAGTTTGATGATCATGCTAGTTTGGTGAAAATTGGGGTGAGGGGTTGTGGGGAAATGAGTGTATTTGCGTCTGAGAAACCAGTTTGTTGCAAAATAGATGGGGTGGCTGTGAAATTTGATTATGTTGACAAAATGGTGAGAGTCCAAATTCCCTGGCCTAGTTCTTCAACTTTGTCTTTGgttgagtttttattttga
- the LOC11439449 gene encoding tryptophan aminotransferase-related protein 2 — MAKIPNTVFSLRHFLVLSLALNVSFILRMFYDGEVGHNNSSLNRAKANNNVHKSRVVMSSTSSLKNSTCKDLTGSKNRIINLDHGDPTVYERFWRQTGDKSTIIIPGWQSMSYFSDVSNICWFLEAEFAKEVVRLHRVVGNAVTEGRHIVVGTGSSQLFLAALYALSPNHASQPINVVCASPYYSSYPSMTDYLKSGLYKWAGDADSYEKDGPYIELVTSPNNPDGHVRKSKVNRSQGLLVHDLAYYWPQYTPISSPSDHDLTLFTVSKSTGHAGMRIGWALVKDKEVAKKMTKFIELNTIGVSKDSQLRAAKILSAVSDSCEQENSKENESFFKFSHKVMANRWKQLREVVHHSELFSLSQFSPAFCNFFNRVLEPQPAFVWLKCEGNVEDCESFLRAHNIITRSGKHFGVSPKYVRISLLDTDENFTQFLDRLSTIQSL, encoded by the exons ATGGCTAAGATTCCTAATACTGTATTCTCTTTGAGACACTTCTTGGTGCTATCCCTCGCTTTGAACGTGAGTTTCATACTCCGAATGTTTTATGATGGTGAAGTTGGCCATAACAACTCTTCCTTGAATAGAGCTAAAGCTAATAATAATGTTCACAAATCACGTGTGGTTATGTCATCCACTTCTTCTTTGAAGAATTCTACTTGTAAAGATCTTACAGGAAGCAAGAACAGAATCATAAATCTTGACCA TGGGGATCCGACAGTATATGAAAGATTTTGGAGACAAACAGGTGACAAGAGCACGATCATAATACCAGGATGGCAATCCATGAGCTATTTTTCGGATGTGTCGAACATATGTTGGTTTCTTGAGGCAGAGTTTGCAAAGGAGGTAGTGAGGTTGCACAGAGTGGTCGGGAATGCAGTCACAGAAGGACGTCACATTGTTGTAGGGACAGGTTCCTCTCAACTTTTTCTTGCTGCACTCTATGCTCTCTCCCCAAATCATGCATCTCAACCAATCAACGTTGTTTGTGCCTCACCCTACTACTCT TCATACCCATCAATGACAGATTACCTAAAGTCTGGGCTATACAAATGGGCCGGTGATGCAGATAGTTATGAGAAAGATGGTCCCTACATTGAGCTGGTAACTTCACCAAATAATCCTGATGGACATGTGAGGAAGTCTAAGGTCAATAGAAGTCAAGGACTTCTGGTTCATGATCTTGCCTACTACTGGCCGCAATACACTCCTATATCATCGCCTTCTGATCATGATCTAACCCTTTTTACTGTCTCCAAAAGCACTGGTCATGCTGGAATGCGCATAGG GTGGGCACTAGTGAAAGACAAAGAGGTAGCAAAGAAAATGACCAAGTTCATAGAGCTAAACACAATAGGAGTCTCAAAGGATTCACAACTCAGGGCTGCAAAGATTTTAAGTGCAGTTTCTGACAGTTGTGAACAAGAAAACTCCAAAGAGAATGAGTCATTTTTCAAGTTCAGCCACAAGGTCATGGCGAACAGGTGGAAGCAGCTAAGAGAAGTAGTGCATCATAGTGAATTGTTCAGCTTATCCCAATTTTCCCCTGCATTTTGTAACTTTTTCAATCGAGTGTTGGAACCTCAACCAG cTTTTGTGTGGTTGAAGTGTGAGGGAAATGTGGAAGACTGTGAAAGCTTCCTTAGAGCACACAACATCATAACGAGAAGTGGAAAACACTTTGGGGTTAGCCCAAAATATGTAAGAATTAGCTTGTTGGATACTGATGAAAATTTTACTCAATTTCTAGACAGATTATCTACCATACAGTCTTTGTAA